CTGGACATCGGCACGGTATTTATCTGTGTCGCGGTTGAAATCGGAGCTGGAGACCAGCCAGTAGTGGTTCTCCATGCCGCTGACCCTGTTATCATGCCATGTCAGGCGGTCGAGCTCGTGTACGGCGTCGCGGCAAGGCTTGAGCTGCTGCCTGACCACCTCAGCCTCAGCGACGGTCGTTTCCAGCCTGCCGGCCAGCGACTCCAGCGCTATCTGCATTTTATCGATGTTGGGCGCATCGGGATAGGCAAAAGGAATGGTCTTTATGCCGCGCAGCTTGAGCACCTCCATCAGCATAGTGGTGTTGGAGCAGTCGCCAGTGGTGACGCACAGCACTGTATCTATCTTTTGCTCCAGGCATACGCTGTAGATGCCCTTTATCCAAGCGCAGGTGTTGAGCGGAAAACCCGCCCGCTCGGCCAGTCTGACCAGCCGTTCGGGGTTTTCGTCGCTGATGAATATGTTGTTGAGGTCCACCGGCGTGTAGCCTGCGGCCAGCAGCACCTCGATGGGGACGGTGGTGGTTATACCGATGGGCTTATTGGGAGAGCGCATTGCGTCCTATATTTTACTTTTAATGGAGCGGATTAGCAAAGGGTGAACGGGTTCGTCGATTGAGGGAATATTTTTTGCTTCGTCAATAGGATTTCTTTCATTTTGGCAATTAGATGCTCTCGCGCTGAGCTTCGATCTTTCAAACTCGATTCACCTTCAATCCATCGGAAACGACGGTTTTCGTCTTTTCCGAGAATTACGTATGTCCAATCATGATCGGTATTATCAAGTAAAACCGAGCCAAGAAGAGTTTGAACTGTGTCAGAGTACCATTCTTTTTCGACAGCTAGAAAATTGGATTGTGGATTAGTTGGGAATAACTCACTGAATTCTTGTTCAGTGAGTGAAAAAATGGGGGGAGAATCTATGGGCTCGGCACAAACACAAAAAGTTTGTGACATATACGGATAGAAAGGAGGCATGTCGGTTTTCACCAGATTATCTTTTAAATAGCCTTCAGCCGCATTGGGGAAATAATCATGAGGCAAGGGATTAATCGCATTAGGATTGTGAAGGACCATCAATCCTTCACCCCAAGTTTCCTCCACTAATGGTTCGGCTATATTAAATGAAAAAGGCAATGGTTTAACAGCGTTGGGCTTGAAACTGTAACAAAATCCTTTACGTATGAATTCAATATTTCCGCGATGATAACCTGCGTAATATCCCATTCTTTGGAATTTAGCATATGTGCCACTATTGCTGAAGATAATTGCACTGATGTATGTGGTATCGGGTTGTTTGAAAAAATTTGATGGGATAGTTTTGGTATTCCACGCATGTTCTTCAATGGGTGTACTTTTCACAACTAATTGTCCGTTCTCGGACCAGGTAGGGAAATGGTTCAATCCGTATAAATATTGAGACAAGGATGAATCAGAAAATAATAAGGAGCCATCTTCGAAAAACGCTTCGATGGCCAGTACGATTGGTAGATTTTTGCAATGTGGTAATTCCCAATATTTTTTATTGAGTTTCGAATATAATGGACTTCCGAATCTAATTGGGAGTTCATCAGAAAGCCTTTGTTGGAACTCTTTTTCAGAAAGTTCTTCGAATGCTTTTTGCATTACATCGGAGTGAAGTGTGCTGGGGTTAGCGGTGGTGGCTTCTACGGCTACTTTCAAGCCATCTTTTTCAATGACAAAGTCCGGGCGGTCGAATTCACGTTTTACAACAAAACCCGAATTAGAAAAGTATGCAAACAAATATAACTCAAATACCCTAGAGTCGAAACCAGTTGTTTGGAATTGTTCGATGAAATTACCATCAGGGTTCGGGAAACTTTGGAATATTTGAGCCGCCATAATCCTGGCCGGTTCTGCAGAAGGATGAGTTTGCATTTGAATGAAATGTGGGTTTAATTTGTCAGCTGGGACGACGGGTTTGAATAGATTATCGTTCATCACAAATCCCTAATCCCTTATCCTTATCCCTTTTCTTTACATTTCTAAGTGTTTCCTAATGGAACATCTCGCAGGGCAGGTAACGCTCGCGCCCCCAGGTCTCTTTAAGGTCGGCGGCTCGGCTGGTCCTGTCGCTGGCCCATATAACGTGGTAATACGGCGGGTTGGAGAAACGCGCCGGTTCGGCGTCCTCAACGTGCTTGTAGCCCAGCCCCTTGAGGTTTGACTTGAACAGCTCTATCAGTTCTTTCCTTACCTTGTCGAGGTCGAGTTTGTCTTCAAGCCGCTTCTTGCGCACCGCCTGCCAAATCGTGCCGCCGTAGAGCCGGTTGATGGAGTTTTCGCACTCCTTGCGCGTCAGGTTGCGCAACAGCGCCATTTCCAGCGGGAAGAGGATGAGCAGGTCCATCTTGTGTCCCTTCCAGTCCACGCCGTGCTGCGCCAGCTTTTTGATAACCGACCAGCGCAGCGCCGCATAGCCCGGCGGGTCGATGAGCACCAGGCTGGTGGTGGAGCGCGGTATCAGGTCGAACACCTGCCGCATGACAGCCTCGCGCACGCAGTTGCCCGTGATGATGTGCGCGGTGTGCTCACTGTCCAGGGGTTTGATAACCTCGGCCAGAGTCTTGGAGTCGGCCTCGTCTCTGGCGATGAATATGCAGCGAGAAAAGCGGTTCTTTATCTTGAGAACTCTTGGTTCGACGCCTTCGATGCTGGTGCAGGCGGCCTCTTTACAATCGTAACGGCCTGGACCGGCGAAAAGCTCGACATAGCAGCCGCCGTCCTTCGTGCCCGCGGATACCTTCTGTATGAAGTCCGCCAGGCATTCCAGT
The genomic region above belongs to Dehalococcoidia bacterium and contains:
- a CDS encoding glycosaminoglycan attachment protein; amino-acid sequence: MNDNLFKPVVPADKLNPHFIQMQTHPSAEPARIMAAQIFQSFPNPDGNFIEQFQTTGFDSRVFELYLFAYFSNSGFVVKREFDRPDFVIEKDGLKVAVEATTANPSTLHSDVMQKAFEELSEKEFQQRLSDELPIRFGSPLYSKLNKKYWELPHCKNLPIVLAIEAFFEDGSLLFSDSSLSQYLYGLNHFPTWSENGQLVVKSTPIEEHAWNTKTIPSNFFKQPDTTYISAIIFSNSGTYAKFQRMGYYAGYHRGNIEFIRKGFCYSFKPNAVKPLPFSFNIAEPLVEETWGEGLMVLHNPNAINPLPHDYFPNAAEGYLKDNLVKTDMPPFYPYMSQTFCVCAEPIDSPPIFSLTEQEFSELFPTNPQSNFLAVEKEWYSDTVQTLLGSVLLDNTDHDWTYVILGKDENRRFRWIEGESSLKDRSSAREHLIAKMKEILLTKQKIFPQSTNPFTLC
- the tcmP gene encoding three-Cys-motif partner protein TcmP, encoding MSSSQVSKWTCHKLECLADFIQKVSAGTKDGGCYVELFAGPGRYDCKEAACTSIEGVEPRVLKIKNRFSRCIFIARDEADSKTLAEVIKPLDSEHTAHIITGNCVREAVMRQVFDLIPRSTTSLVLIDPPGYAALRWSVIKKLAQHGVDWKGHKMDLLILFPLEMALLRNLTRKECENSINRLYGGTIWQAVRKKRLEDKLDLDKVRKELIELFKSNLKGLGYKHVEDAEPARFSNPPYYHVIWASDRTSRAADLKETWGRERYLPCEMFH
- a CDS encoding 2-hydroxyglutaryl-CoA dehydratase, with translation MRSPNKPIGITTTVPIEVLLAAGYTPVDLNNIFISDENPERLVRLAERAGFPLNTCAWIKGIYSVCLEQKIDTVLCVTTGDCSNTTMLMEVLKLRGIKTIPFAYPDAPNIDKMQIALESLAGRLETTVAEAEVVRQQLKPCRDAVHELDRLTWHDNRVSGMENHYWLVSSSDFNRDTDKYRADVQKLVAEAKQRKPYPDGELRLAFVGVPSVYGKDLYPFLEQNGARVVYNEIQRQFAMPAPGKSLAEQYTNYTYPYSIEGRILDIKSEVERRHIDGVIHYVQAFCHRAIGDIVFRKRLPVPILTIEGNTDFALTQHLKTRLEAFIDMLGQMKQQKALRGGRDCPPNKNQEAKTWQPE